The Anastrepha obliqua isolate idAnaObli1 chromosome 5, idAnaObli1_1.0, whole genome shotgun sequence DNA window attatttattactatcAGAAAAGGAAAGGAGTTTTGCTTATTTAACGCAAAAAGATGGGCTCTTCAAAAAAGCACAAGAAACACAAATCTGAGCGACGAGAGAAATATGAAGGTTACACTGCTTTTTACGCTTAATTGAGCtgaattattaaaacttttccTATTTAGAATATAGCAATAATATGGATCCTACACAACTGCAACGTGGTctgaaactaattttaaaagttgGCTCGAACTCCACCCCAGAATACAGTGGTGACTCTCCGCTTGCCGGTCCACCTACCGCTGCAGAGGCAATGATGTCTGCCGCACCAAGTAGCCCGATGGCTGAGGATGAGCATCCTGAAGACTATCACGgggaaaagcataaaaaatccaagaagaagaaaaaaaagaaggatCGGGAAAAGAAGCACAAACATCATAAAGAAAAGCGGCACCGTGGCGAGCGTCATGAGCAAGCAAGCGGTGGCGAAGGGCATGATGCATCTGCCGAGGTGCCAAATGAAGACAGTAAGCTAGAAGAAATCGCACCAGCTACGGTCACGACAGTGCCTTTTGTACATCGCAGTCCGAAAAATATAGCACAACCGACACTGGATGGTGACTCAAGTCAAGATGGTTTCAGCTTTATGGAAGATGGAGATTCGCAACCATTGCCAGAAAATATACTTCTATATGCTGGTATTACAACGGATAACTCACCCTCTTGCCGACCAGTGTCAAAGCCCATTGTGCCAAGAAAAGTTGATGATATGCTCTTGGATTCACCAGCGTCTTCATCAATGCAATCGTCATCGCTAGGTGCTGGTGTTATAGAAGCGGTCAGTCCAACAAAACCCCTACAAGATGTAAGCACCAAATGCTTTGgatatatttcaatataattgTTATATGCTGTTTCCTTTATTTCAATATGTAGCTCCTTATTCCATCGCCCTCAGCTTCAACTGCAGCTTCGACGCCGGGTGGAGCTAGTTCTTTGGCAGGGTTAACACCTAAAGCATTGGAAGCACCCAAAACACCAAGTTCATCAAGCGAATCAGGCCGAGAGCCTCGAACTTGTGTACTAAAActcaaacagcaaaagtcaCCATTGAACAAGTTATTAGACCATTTATTGCGTTTTCTGGAAAAAAGAGATCCGCATCAATTCTTCGCTTGGCCTGTCACCGATGATATTGCTCCTGGTTATTCATCAATAATTACTAAACCAATGGATTTCTCAACGATACGTCAGAAAATAGATGATAGTGAGTACGGCACTTTGACCGAATTTACTGACGATTTTAAGTTAATGTGCGAGAATGCTATCCGCTATAATCATGTCGATACGGTTTATCATAAAGCCGCAAAAAGGCTACTTCAAGTGGGCACCAAACACCTCTTGCCTGAAAATCTAATGCGTAGCCTGAAACCACTATCGGGTTACATGCGAGATCTCACGGCGAAAGAGCTAGGCTTCGATATACACGGCGATTTCGGTAATTACGACCATCACGCTACCATCGATTCGGCAGATGAGGGTGCTTCAACAGGTGCCGAAGAACCAACTCCTGCCCAGttggaagaggaagagaaacgGCGTGCAATTCGACTGGAAAATGAGCCGAAAACCCGTTTTGAACCGTATGTGGACGATCTCACCTCCGAAGAGATACTAGCGCAAGTTCAAGGAGCGGCCCGGGCTGCAAAAAAGCGGCTTTCTGCAAAAGAGAAAGCGCATAGAATGGGATTTTTACGACAAAACCGAGATGGCACCACTTCCCTAAATGTGTTAATTAAAGATGAGAACGAAGGCCCAGAAAAGGTAGTTAGCCTTGGTGAACTAGTAGGCAAAATGCAGTCTGGTTCAGGGCAACTTCTTTCTTCACGAGAAGACAAGCGGAATGAAGTAAAAATGGTGAAACCACTTAATTATGGCGCCTTTGCATCTTTCGCGCCAAGTTTTGACTCTCGTTTTT harbors:
- the LOC129248043 gene encoding bromodomain-containing protein 7 — its product is MGSSKKHKKHKSERREKYEEYSNNMDPTQLQRGLKLILKVGSNSTPEYSGDSPLAGPPTAAEAMMSAAPSSPMAEDEHPEDYHGEKHKKSKKKKKKKDREKKHKHHKEKRHRGERHEQASGGEGHDASAEVPNEDSKLEEIAPATVTTVPFVHRSPKNIAQPTLDGDSSQDGFSFMEDGDSQPLPENILLYAGITTDNSPSCRPVSKPIVPRKVDDMLLDSPASSSMQSSSLGAGVIEAVSPTKPLQDLLIPSPSASTAASTPGGASSLAGLTPKALEAPKTPSSSSESGREPRTCVLKLKQQKSPLNKLLDHLLRFLEKRDPHQFFAWPVTDDIAPGYSSIITKPMDFSTIRQKIDDSEYGTLTEFTDDFKLMCENAIRYNHVDTVYHKAAKRLLQVGTKHLLPENLMRSLKPLSGYMRDLTAKELGFDIHGDFGNYDHHATIDSADEGASTGAEEPTPAQLEEEEKRRAIRLENEPKTRFEPYVDDLTSEEILAQVQGAARAAKKRLSAKEKAHRMGFLRQNRDGTTSLNVLIKDENEGPEKVVSLGELVGKMQSGSGQLLSSREDKRNEVKMVKPLNYGAFASFAPSFDSRFSNLSREETQLVMRTYGDATSTEYAESILQFTNDSNYASMLANGLLDMLTTGEHSKTMSDLYDMQVQNHEQNEVFKCFSACGGFGGLQTVNTTSESREQIEEEYEKYKNTRIDFNRLRTLKDLGIDIDFLDNIEAEMKNFELTRRLQEHLSNNLNLIEKLRATQHERLSQPLPQHLAYVPQASAEEVHLAHQITQQLSDVAKKLPPSAVVDPYSLRKAMGMSNVGLPPLAPPANHRVPVPEVLQQPVSIPQIQLPSQSTASIADKNAVNVPAATIPMEIDDEELREILESGSSGIHASTSADENPWL